The genomic DNA TACGAGTAGAGGAAAGACGGCGGCGTTTTGCTTGTGGAGATGCACGAGCGtttttctgctgttgctgcaaacCGCTCGGTCCCGGTTCCTGCGAATCGCTAATACCCTGCAGTGGTCTAATGCGAGTCACCGGCTGTACTGAGCTGACCGAGGACGCTATGCTGATGTTGGGCGAGATGCTGCGGATGCTCTCGGACAGTGGTAAGATCGGATCGATCTCAACATCCTGCGAACTGATATTGACCGAACCCAACGAAGGATTCTGCTGGACGTCCTGCGAGCTAAGTATCGATAGAGCTGCCGATTGTTGGCTTTCGGGTAGTTGCAGCTGGTGCTCCGGTTCGTCGGTTAGAGATTGCGAGCTAAACTGTACCGTATTGGCGTCATCTACGTCACTTTCACCTGCCATGCTTGCTTGGTCCGATCCTTGCGAGCGCATCAAGTATGTATCGGTAGGAAAGATGTTTGACTGCTGGGCTAAGCTTCCCCGCGACCGGTCCCGTGCTGTTTGCGAGTGGAGCGGGGTGCGTTCAACCAGTATATCGAAATCATCATAAAACGGTCGGCTGGTGCTCGTATTGTATGCCACGCTTATTGCCTTGTACTTTCTGCGCAGCTCTGTGTACATTTCGGCCATCGAGCCATACTTTCGGGAACGGATTTGATGTACCGACGGGAAAAGTTGATACAGCTTCATCAGTTTTACCGCTTTCGGTAGCGGTTTGCGTGCGATGCTCTTAAAGTTGGAGTAGATTTTACTGAGCTCGGTAATGATGatgcgattttttgttgcaaattcATGATCGTAGGGATTATCATACTCGTAACCTCGGAACATTGACAGGAACTCGTGATTATTGAACAAACTGCCGGGAAGATACAGCTCATCCGCATCATTCCCCGTCGACAATGGTTTCGGGAGGCAGTTCACGCAAAAGAAGTTATGTTGTGGCTGTTGGCGATGAGAGTGAGAGCCCGTGGAACGGAATTAGCAATAAGCAAACGGACCGGCACTGCAGCGCTCCTCAATACTTACGGGCAGTATTTTCGCCACTATGTCTAGCGCTTTCTTCGATACGACGTAAAAAATAAAAGGCGTATAGCACTGGCAAAGGCAGCATCTTACAAAATGCAGGGAGTCCGGGCCAATGTCTCTAAAATCATGCGTCGGGACAGTTTTGCTGACCGTGTGCATTTCTGCTGTGCTGCTAGCTGTGTTGCGCGTCCCTCCGAACTGATTTGTTTACCCTTTCAAACTTTTGGTCGCGCGAAAATACGTTACATGTTGACGTTTCAGCATTTTCCGACACGGTGCACACTGGGATAGTTTGCTGGACATCATCCGGTGTTATTTTGTATTTGGCGTTACTGAACCACGCGTCATAAACGAGCTAATCTGTCTTGTCGAACTTGATTTTGACAGCAGAACGGTGGTTAATTACAGGGGTTTCCAAGTTCTGCTGGACATTGTACAGCTGCGAAAACTTTAACTATTAAAAACCCCAAACGTCCCCATTTGGAGGAGTACAAGTAGAAATAAGGTGAAAATATTAAGTACAATTCATTTCCCTGACAGCTGATGAAATGTGAAGAGAAAAAGTAGCAGAAACAAAGAACAGACAAATGACTAACCGTGTCACACCTGCTTCAACCCTGTAAATCTGcatcactcacgcacacactcgcacaaatGTTGTCCATCCGTGCGTGCATATGGTACGAACGATCTGTCACTATTATTGTTCATTATTCTTTTCTGTTGCTGTCGATACGGCCGTTTCACGCGAGACCTACCAATTCTGCTGGCGCTGACTGTGTGAAGTGTAATCGTTGCGCTCACGCAAAGTGGGCTATACATAAGCTCCCGCCCGTGTGCCCGtgaagtgtgcgtgtgggCCTGTCGCGTGAATTTGTGTGTGAAGTTTTTCCACCCACTGTGTCCGCCGCCCGCTGACCCAAGAACATTGTGTTATGTTGCGTTGTCTTTTAGTATTACCTCACCAGGGAGCTTTACAGGACAGGTGAAGCATGTGTTGTGTGAAGTGAAGTGAttgtgtagtagtagtagcagcagcagcagcagcagcagcagtgccgtCCGAGTCAAGTGGGAAACATACGAGCAGcgctgcaaaagaaaaagttaTGGTCGATAGGTGAAAGGGGTGGAAGGGGTGTGACGAGAATTGCGATTGTGCACTGAGTTGCCTGTTCGTTTGTTCGTGCTAGCTGCTGTgatatttcaaattttaccTCCCCCTGCCAATTGTGTTGctttctgtgcgtgtgtgtgtgtgtgtgtgcccgtgagcgtgcgtgtgtgtggcaaaAGGGGAGTAGGCAAAGGTTGTGTGGAGCGGCGCAGTCAGGACATTCCGGGACGTTGGAGGATTCGAGGTGATAAGAGGCTGCCGTCGTTCGCGAACCGACCAGCACCACCGGGGTTCTCAAACCGTACGCACCTAATCAGCAGTAAGTAGTAGGAACGTGTTCTGTGTTGTTTGCAGATGAAGATCCGATCCGAAGGGGTCCTCCTATTCGAGCACatgtacagcagcagctccacgaTCTTCGCGACTGTTATGTAAAGACGAAAATTTAGCCAACAATATTACTGGGGACTACTTTTCTGCAACCCCTTTTTACAAGAAGTTGAACCATATTGGCAAACAACACACCATCGTAGCAGGCAGGTGCTTCGAGAATGTTTTGTCGACTGTCATGTTTGGTTGCTCGCGGGAAGCTACTACGCACATTGATTCCGCACTATTTGTGTGCCAGTATTGCTTGagaaaaatagataaaaaatacacaactgttgtgtatgtgtgcgtgagtgagtgTAGGTGTTGATAGACTCCTTTACGCCTAACCTAACCTAACCAGTAGGGGCCTTAACAATTCGATCTCCgggtcatcaccatcatcatcgccgtgaCAAACAAGTAAATGCAAGGCACATTACGTTCCATTTCACCTTTCCTTCACATGCCTATTGTGCGTGTACGTCCATGTGCATGTTTGTGTGGAAATCATAAACTCCATTCAAAAACGGGGAACATCATCCCCTTCTCGTAGGGACGTTGTTTGCCGCTCAGTTCCATCGTCCGACTCACCACGGGTACGGGTTTTACGTAGCTGAGCAATGAATCAGCACGATTAGGTCGAACTAGTGTGTGTTCTCACCGAGCACACAGGGGTCGGCTTAGTGTTTGCGTTGTTGTCGTTCTGGCTCCATATTCTGGCCCGGTTACCGTTCTTGTGGGCACGAGACAAGTATCGCGACATTCGGCATATAAGAGGGGGCGGGGGACGGTTTCTCCCGGCGGCACGTGTTGTTGATGCTGTGCGTGCGCAGACTGTCTCTCTACCACGTGCTCGACTGTGATGAAGGTGGAGCAGACAATATGGACCGATCGGCAACTTGAACCAACGGAAAGATGAGGTGACCGATTTTCGGAAGGCGCTTCCTCATGATGATTATCTGTTGAATGAGTCACGCCAAAGCTTAATCATCGCTTGTTGAAATAAGACGGTGAAggaaatttataaaataagcAAACTCCTGCGTAGGTCATATTGACCGATGTAGTAATTTCAAAAGCCCCATAATTCTAGAAACTACCGGAATTGGCATGCACTGTAATGCACTTCAAGTGCTTGTCTGCCGCTGTTCTTGTAAGGCTACCTTGCCGGACTAGGTTTTCATATCGACGGTGGCAATAAAGTGGCGCTTGCTGCTCAGCGGATGCTCTGAATTAAAGTTTTTGTTGGCTCCTCAACATGCAACAATCTTCTGGCTGATTAGTTATCTGTGGTTTGTAGTACCTTGAAGGTGAATAATCGGGTACTAAACATTGGATGTGTTGTTGAGTCATGTTCAACCAACTGTACCTGCTTTCGCCTTTGAGAAGTCACATTTAAcagtaatttaattttgcgCAAGCCTTCACTGAAAAATCCTTCAAATCCTATGCTATATACTAGCCTAAGAAATGTACCCCACATCGGAGGAGTTCTGTAATAAACGCCGGTAAACGagagttttctgtttttgtttgctaagAAAAATTTTCCATAATAACGACGCAATCCATAAATCGACATCCCCTTTATTAGTCGGTCTGATTTCTCCATTATGAGGTATGAGTTGCATTTAATGGATAATTGCAATTTATCAACCAAGTGGCCGGCCCGTGGACCAAAGTACTCCGGTGGTGTGGTCGAGCACCGGTCGCGCCGAACCTCTTATCTTATCACTAAGCAGACTGGTGATTAGAAAATGGTTCGAAAATCAGGAACGAAACCTTGTTGTCATCAATTTTGCATTCCCGCCCTACTGATACGAGCCTAGGGGAGACCTTCGCGACAGAAGTTGGAAAAACTTTCTCTTTCTACAATAGCTTCTTTGTGCACGTGCTTCTTAATGCTCCGCGTGATCACTTGCGTTACCTCTTTGTTCGAGATCCGTCCAGCAGCTCGCGATCAGTCCAGCAGGCTTGAGGCTATTGATCTAAAAACTTCCCCTTCACATCAGGCAAAAGAACTCGCGCACACCTACTCATCATCTTAGGCCACCACCAATCGTTAGAAAGAGCGATCTGTTGGCGCGAAGCCGAGCAGAAAATCCCGGCAAGATCTGCTACAATGTAGACAAAGAGTGAGAACGTGTCGTGGCTTGGGTGTGAGACGGCGATGGCGAGGCTCTGTTTTGCGCAATCggctgtgttgtgttgcgA from Anopheles stephensi strain Indian chromosome 2, UCI_ANSTEP_V1.0, whole genome shotgun sequence includes the following:
- the LOC118504904 gene encoding uncharacterized protein LOC118504904 — encoded protein: MHTVSKTVPTHDFRDIGPDSLHFVRCCLCQCYTPFIFYVVSKKALDIVAKILPPQHNFFCVNCLPKPLSTGNDADELYLPGSLFNNHEFLSMFRGYEYDNPYDHEFATKNRIIITELSKIYSNFKSIARKPLPKAVKLMKLYQLFPSVHQIRSRKYGSMAEMYTELRRKYKAISVAYNTSTSRPFYDDFDILVERTPLHSQTARDRSRGSLAQQSNIFPTDTYLMRSQGSDQASMAGESDVDDANTVQFSSQSLTDEPEHQLQLPESQQSAALSILSSQDVQQNPSLGSVNISSQDVEIDPILPLSESIRSISPNISIASSVSSVQPVTRIRPLQGISDSQEPGPSGLQQQQKNARASPQAKRRRLSSTPVNPSPQEAQSSRSSRVRLPRMPGG